The Cytobacillus oceanisediminis genomic interval ACCTGCTGATGAACCCGATAACTAAGAGGGTCTGTTTCACTATCAATTCTTCCGCACCAATGATTCCCCGAAGGCTTAATATACATAATTCCTCCTGCTGTTTATAAATTCTGAATTTTTATCCTATAAAAAGTATATTTAAGTTAATATATAATTACCAATACCAAATTTTTATATATTAATAGTCTATAGCTATAAATGAGAGGTGTATACAATTGGATCTTCGGCAGCTTCGTTATTTTACCACCGTGGTACAGGAAAAAAACTTCTCTAAAGCCGCTGGAATACTTCATATTTCCCAGCCTTCTTTAAGCAGCAGCATCATGAAATTGGAAAATGAAATAGGGATTCAGCTTTTGGAAAGGAACACGAGGAGCTTAACTCTTACCGAATCAGGAGAAATGTTCTATACACGTGCCATGGATCTTATCAAAAGGCATGAATATATGCTAAAGGATCTCGAAGAAATTAGACAAACAGGAAGCGGCATGATCTCAATTGGATTGATTGAGTCTTCTAAATACTGGATACCAAAAACAATAAAACAATTTAAAGAAAGGTATCCTAATATAGAAATACATTTTAAAGAACTGCTTGGCCACAAACAGGTTATAGAGTCTCTTTCCAATTATGATGTGCATATTACGATCACAAACCAGCTGATTCACAACAATGAAATAGAGGTTATTCCCATTTATATTGAAAAACTGCTCTTGGTCATGCATAAAGATGACAAGCTTAATGAACTGG includes:
- a CDS encoding LysR family transcriptional regulator — encoded protein: MDLRQLRYFTTVVQEKNFSKAAGILHISQPSLSSSIMKLENEIGIQLLERNTRSLTLTESGEMFYTRAMDLIKRHEYMLKDLEEIRQTGSGMISIGLIESSKYWIPKTIKQFKERYPNIEIHFKELLGHKQVIESLSNYDVHITITNQLIHNNEIEVIPIYIEKLLLVMHKDDKLNELVSISLKDLTEHDFIISTAGFQTRDDVLNAFHHENLTPTIKYEIERLETACSLVEHDLGIAILPESYVKYYSNPNLVTRSINSGFLQRPVYIAYWKNRNLTPAVFHLIEEIQSLFV